In Halobaculum rubrum, the following are encoded in one genomic region:
- a CDS encoding TrmB family transcriptional regulator, giving the protein MTTGPDDPPGAAATGDVDVEGLLQRFGLSDKEIDTYLTLLEHGEAKASTVAEAAGVSKRYVYSASEELEARGFVTVNDHVTPTTIRANPPGEVVDRLANDAQSMRPALEARFSRAETATEPFEVVKSRVTVVKRIRRAVGEATEEVTLSFPLDRLDDVAADLRAAVDRGVLVLLLLTGVDEFTADFEEQYPGVATAVRTWGQPMPSMLTVDGRTGAVAPAEMVARTNSGAQAIVFSQQQLGPVIVGSFLGNYWPAAAEAMLSDPAPLPATYTNFRHAVLQAELHRRSADTVAAHVTGRRTDTGEPVELTGEVVEIRQGLVEPANNEFPVQHTLTLDVDGEGVTVGGKGAFVEDIEADEVELTTTIA; this is encoded by the coding sequence ATGACCACGGGCCCCGACGACCCCCCGGGCGCCGCCGCGACCGGCGACGTCGACGTGGAGGGGCTGTTGCAGCGATTCGGCCTCTCGGACAAGGAGATCGACACGTATCTGACGCTCCTCGAGCACGGCGAGGCCAAAGCCAGCACCGTCGCGGAGGCCGCCGGCGTCTCCAAGCGGTACGTGTACAGCGCAAGCGAGGAACTGGAGGCGCGCGGGTTCGTCACCGTCAACGATCACGTCACGCCCACGACGATCCGCGCCAACCCGCCGGGGGAGGTCGTCGACCGCCTCGCGAACGACGCCCAGTCGATGCGGCCGGCGCTGGAGGCCAGGTTCTCGCGTGCGGAGACGGCGACCGAGCCGTTCGAGGTGGTGAAATCACGCGTTACGGTCGTCAAGCGGATCCGTCGGGCCGTCGGGGAGGCGACCGAGGAGGTGACGCTGTCGTTCCCGCTGGACCGCCTCGACGACGTCGCCGCCGACCTCCGAGCGGCCGTCGACCGCGGCGTCCTCGTCCTCCTGTTGCTCACGGGCGTCGACGAGTTCACGGCCGACTTCGAGGAGCAGTATCCCGGTGTCGCCACCGCCGTGCGAACGTGGGGCCAGCCGATGCCGTCGATGCTCACCGTCGACGGACGGACGGGTGCCGTCGCCCCGGCGGAGATGGTCGCGCGCACCAACAGCGGCGCACAGGCGATCGTGTTCTCCCAGCAGCAACTCGGCCCCGTCATCGTCGGGTCGTTCCTCGGGAACTACTGGCCGGCAGCGGCCGAGGCGATGCTGTCGGATCCGGCGCCGTTGCCGGCGACGTACACGAACTTCAGACACGCGGTGCTGCAGGCCGAGTTGCACCGCCGCTCGGCGGACACCGTCGCCGCGCACGTCACCGGCCGCCGGACCGACACCGGCGAGCCGGTCGAGCTGACCGGAGAGGTCGTCGAAATCAGGCAGGGTCTCGTCGAACCGGCCAACAACGAGTTCCCCGTCCAGCACACGCTGACGCTGGACGTCGACGGAGAGGGCGTCACCGTCGGCGGCAAGGGAGCGTTCGTCGAGGACATCGAGGCCGACGAGGTCGAGTTGACGACGACGATAGCGTAA
- a CDS encoding pyridoxamine 5'-phosphate oxidase family protein has product MLSLTRDGDAYAVPVAYRYDGTTLRFRLADDGTSTKSAFADATETASFIAYGYESADDSWSIIATGPIRRLPEEAWEDDRGRTRRVVRSDQSVRRGDRGNGADRLRACCRRDRRAADGSVTHSRYREYVMKPNPSIVRVLWTNTP; this is encoded by the coding sequence GTGTTGTCGCTCACGCGCGACGGCGACGCGTACGCCGTTCCGGTGGCGTACCGCTACGATGGAACGACGCTTCGGTTTCGACTCGCGGACGACGGCACCAGCACCAAGTCGGCGTTCGCGGACGCGACCGAGACGGCGAGTTTCATCGCGTACGGGTACGAGTCGGCGGACGACTCCTGGAGTATCATCGCGACCGGCCCGATACGACGGCTTCCCGAGGAGGCGTGGGAGGACGACCGCGGCCGAACCCGACGAGTGGTTCGTTCCGACCAGAGTGTTCGACGAGGCGATCGAGGAAACGGAGCTGATCGGCTACGAGCTTGCTGTCGTCGCGATCGCCGGGCAGCTGACGGTTCGGTAACTCACTCCCGGTACAGGGAATACGTGATGAAGCCGAACCCGAGCATCGTGAGGGTACTCTGGACGAACACGCCGTAG
- a CDS encoding DUF7521 family protein, which yields MSHITIAIAATKTLTFVFGATITYLSWTAYRRTDAAELRSLALGFAIVTLGSILGGGIDLVGDLLPIGGPEPVILYGVFVQSTLTMLGFGFITYSLYRE from the coding sequence ATGAGTCACATCACTATCGCGATCGCGGCGACCAAGACGCTGACGTTCGTCTTCGGCGCGACGATCACGTATCTCTCGTGGACCGCCTATCGCCGGACGGACGCCGCGGAGCTCCGCTCGCTCGCGCTCGGGTTCGCCATCGTTACCCTCGGAAGCATACTGGGTGGCGGGATCGACCTCGTGGGAGATCTGCTCCCGATCGGTGGGCCCGAGCCGGTCATTCTCTACGGCGTGTTCGTCCAGAGTACCCTCACGATGCTCGGGTTCGGCTTCATCACGTATTCCCTGTACCGGGAGTGA
- a CDS encoding winged helix-turn-helix domain-containing protein, whose protein sequence is MVRDSRPGADPGPSLQPVLDALDDEDCRTIIKHLEEPLTAGEVSEECEIPMSTTYRKLDLLSEAQLLAEGVEVRQDGHHATRYRTDFDEVIVAIAEDRTLDVEIERPTADAADRLATMWGEVRRGTDQ, encoded by the coding sequence ATGGTGCGTGACTCCCGGCCGGGGGCCGATCCCGGGCCGAGCCTCCAGCCGGTCCTCGACGCGCTCGACGACGAGGACTGTCGGACCATCATCAAGCACCTGGAGGAGCCCTTGACGGCGGGGGAGGTGTCCGAGGAGTGTGAGATCCCTATGTCGACGACATACCGAAAGCTGGACCTGCTCTCTGAGGCACAGTTGTTAGCTGAGGGCGTGGAGGTCAGGCAGGACGGCCACCACGCGACCCGCTACCGAACCGACTTCGACGAGGTGATCGTCGCTATCGCCGAGGACAGAACCCTCGACGTCGAGATCGAACGGCCGACGGCGGACGCCGCCGACCGCCTCGCGACCATGTGGGGAGAGGTCCGCAGAGGGACGGACCAATGA
- a CDS encoding multicopper oxidase domain-containing protein, translated as MTNIGAPGSEMSRREFLAATGATGATAAFAGCNAPAGAGGRTAVGTDGAPPQTDSSLPTTSPPEIVNVDEQGGSVTMKTLPARHDVHPGEAMGGPIELPQVWAFQADDRDPSVPGPILRTTEGEDMTVVLDNTDGKRPHTIHFHGAQKTWENDGVPTTTGITVNPGEKHEYEIPANTPGTHVYHCHYQTQRHIDMGMYGIFRVDPEGYEPADKEYFMTVKEWDSDLHKMMAGQDASYSPRSRTPDVFTVNGKAAPRTLHPEQGSPMIVSQGDTVRVHYLNGGYMNHPLHIHNHRFELVEKDGGTIPEAARHEMDITDIAPAERHTIEFTADADPGIYLMHCHKVKHVMNGTSYPGGMLSGIVYEEAMDTDIFASLMEYAGYEG; from the coding sequence ATGACGAATATCGGCGCTCCCGGATCCGAGATGAGTCGACGCGAGTTCCTAGCGGCCACCGGCGCGACAGGCGCGACGGCGGCGTTTGCGGGGTGTAACGCCCCGGCAGGCGCGGGCGGACGGACTGCGGTCGGGACCGACGGGGCGCCCCCGCAGACTGACTCCTCGCTACCGACCACCTCGCCCCCCGAGATCGTCAACGTCGACGAGCAGGGCGGCTCGGTGACGATGAAGACCCTCCCGGCCCGGCACGATGTCCACCCCGGCGAGGCGATGGGCGGCCCCATCGAGCTCCCCCAGGTATGGGCGTTCCAGGCGGACGACCGCGACCCCTCGGTTCCCGGACCGATCCTCCGCACGACCGAGGGTGAGGACATGACGGTCGTCCTCGACAACACCGACGGCAAGCGTCCGCACACGATCCACTTCCATGGTGCCCAGAAGACGTGGGAGAACGACGGCGTCCCGACCACGACCGGGATCACGGTCAACCCCGGCGAGAAACACGAGTACGAGATCCCCGCCAACACGCCGGGCACCCACGTCTACCACTGCCACTACCAGACCCAGCGGCACATCGACATGGGGATGTACGGCATCTTCCGCGTCGACCCCGAGGGGTACGAGCCCGCCGACAAGGAGTACTTCATGACGGTGAAGGAATGGGACTCGGACCTCCACAAGATGATGGCCGGACAGGACGCCAGCTACTCGCCGCGCTCGCGCACGCCGGACGTGTTCACCGTCAACGGGAAGGCGGCGCCGCGGACGCTTCACCCCGAACAGGGGTCGCCGATGATCGTCTCCCAGGGCGACACGGTCCGCGTCCACTACCTGAACGGCGGCTACATGAACCACCCGTTGCACATCCACAACCACCGCTTCGAACTGGTGGAGAAGGACGGCGGCACCATCCCCGAGGCGGCTCGCCACGAGATGGACATCACCGACATCGCGCCCGCCGAGCGCCACACGATCGAGTTCACCGCCGACGCCGACCCGGGTATCTACCTGATGCACTGCCACAAGGTGAAACACGTGATGAACGGTACCAGCTACCCCGGCGGGATGCTCTCCGGGATCGTCTACGAGGAGGCGATGGACACCGACATCTTCGCGTCGCTGATGGAGTACGCCGGCTACGAGGGCTAA
- a CDS encoding hemolysin family protein, giving the protein MVDFVFAAGRLLIALVLVVLNGFFVAAEFALVRVRSTSVDQLVEEGRPGSDTLQEAMGSLDDYLAVTQLGITLASLGLGWAGEPAVASLVEPVLGPLLPPDILHIVTFGLAFGFITFLHVVFGELAPKTIAIARAERIALLVAPPLKLFYYVFYPGLVVFNGTANAFTSLIGVPPASETDETLEEREILMVLSQAGDEGNVDAREVEMIERVFDLDDTVVREVMVPRPDVVAVPTDATLSAIRSTALSAEHTRYPVVDADDADQIVGFLDLKDVLRAGESATAADTTAADIARDVLVVPETMPIDDLLIQFRDERQQMAAVVDEWGSLEGIATLEDVVEAVVGDIRDQFDADEREASIRRRADGGYEADGGAPLRTVNDVLGTSFHSDEFETLAGLVLGRLDRVPEVGDSLEVEDHTVEVTAMDDSRIDTLSIRPPSPPAEEET; this is encoded by the coding sequence ATGGTAGATTTCGTCTTCGCCGCCGGTCGCCTCCTGATCGCGCTGGTGCTCGTGGTGTTGAACGGCTTCTTCGTCGCCGCGGAGTTCGCCCTCGTCCGCGTCCGATCCACCTCCGTCGACCAGCTCGTCGAGGAGGGGCGTCCCGGCTCGGACACGCTTCAGGAGGCGATGGGGTCGCTCGACGACTACCTCGCGGTGACCCAGCTCGGGATCACCCTCGCCTCGCTCGGACTGGGGTGGGCGGGCGAGCCCGCGGTGGCGTCGCTCGTCGAGCCGGTGCTCGGGCCGTTGCTTCCGCCCGATATCCTCCACATCGTGACGTTCGGGCTCGCGTTCGGCTTCATCACCTTCCTGCACGTGGTCTTCGGCGAGCTCGCGCCGAAGACGATCGCGATCGCCCGCGCAGAGCGGATCGCCCTCCTCGTCGCGCCGCCGCTCAAGCTGTTCTACTACGTGTTCTACCCGGGCCTCGTCGTGTTCAACGGGACGGCGAACGCCTTCACCAGCCTGATCGGCGTCCCGCCGGCGTCCGAGACGGACGAGACGCTGGAGGAACGGGAGATCCTCATGGTGCTGTCTCAGGCGGGCGACGAGGGTAACGTCGACGCCCGCGAGGTCGAGATGATAGAGCGGGTGTTCGACCTCGACGACACCGTCGTCAGGGAGGTGATGGTGCCGCGTCCCGACGTGGTCGCCGTCCCCACCGACGCGACGCTGTCGGCGATCAGATCGACGGCGCTGTCGGCCGAGCACACCCGCTATCCCGTCGTCGACGCCGACGACGCCGACCAGATCGTCGGCTTCCTCGACCTCAAGGACGTGCTTCGCGCGGGCGAGTCCGCGACGGCGGCCGACACCACCGCCGCCGATATCGCGCGCGACGTGCTCGTCGTCCCGGAGACGATGCCGATCGACGACCTCCTGATACAGTTCCGCGACGAGCGCCAGCAGATGGCGGCGGTCGTCGACGAGTGGGGGAGTCTCGAGGGGATCGCGACCCTCGAGGACGTCGTCGAGGCGGTCGTCGGCGACATCCGCGACCAGTTCGACGCCGACGAGCGCGAGGCCTCGATCCGGCGCCGCGCCGACGGCGGGTACGAGGCCGACGGCGGCGCCCCCCTGCGAACGGTCAACGACGTCCTCGGTACGTCGTTCCACAGCGACGAGTTCGAGACGCTCGCGGGGTTGGTGCTGGGTCGACTCGACAGGGTCCCGGAAGTGGGCGACTCGCTCGAGGTGGAGGACCACACCGTCGAGGTCACTGCGATGGACGACAGCCGGATCGACACGCTCTCGATCCGTCCGCCCTCCCCGCCCGCCGAAGAGGAGACTTGA
- a CDS encoding formate/nitrite transporter family protein gives MAAPHDDSPPDGGGDREHTDNGVPESGSVIPDRFSSDEVFQRIVADADHEITSGARELFFAALAGGFAITITLLVYASMYPQTDSSVVAALLYPIGFIYIIIGGYQLYTENTLPPVALTLERLASVPALLRHWTIVALGNFTGGAIGAVVLAYGGVFSPEAAAVAADLAATGVYETTPWELFFKGAFAGLIVAGVVWMNFAAQDTISRLVVVYLAFLTIPLGNLYHSVVSFTEAVYLMLVGDLGFLLAMTDFVIPVLVGNTVGGVVLVTIVNYYQTTEQRLETARFEDVRRLSIRETLLGSLAGRSYVPLFDTVEEFVRDPDSYRILVPITNPRTESRLVEMACALASTREKGVVHVVHVVQIPSGSNPGGRGPDHDRIVDESNKLLTDVRTIGERYETKMETSTLVTHRSFEDVFDRANRTRPDLVMMGWADDGVWASARAERPIDELTNRLPCDFLVVKDRGLDCSRVLLPTAGGPNSVLSAEVARGLREALGAEISLLHVADGSGDRDRGEAFLAEWAAENDLEDADRIVDESGDVEDSIERAAADNTLVLIGATEQGLLSRLVSDSLHMNIADDVEASLLLAERPSDRPLLKRLIGAGRRNK, from the coding sequence ATGGCTGCTCCGCACGACGACTCGCCCCCCGACGGCGGCGGCGATCGCGAACACACGGACAACGGCGTCCCGGAGTCGGGATCGGTCATTCCGGACCGCTTCTCATCGGACGAGGTGTTTCAGCGGATCGTCGCCGACGCGGACCACGAGATCACCTCCGGCGCGCGCGAGTTGTTCTTCGCGGCGCTGGCGGGCGGGTTCGCGATCACGATCACGCTGTTGGTGTACGCCTCGATGTACCCGCAGACGGACAGCAGCGTCGTCGCGGCGCTGCTGTACCCGATCGGCTTCATCTACATCATCATCGGCGGCTATCAGCTGTACACCGAGAACACCCTCCCGCCGGTCGCGTTGACGCTGGAACGGCTGGCGTCGGTGCCGGCGCTGTTGCGTCACTGGACGATCGTGGCGCTCGGAAACTTCACGGGCGGCGCGATCGGCGCGGTCGTGCTCGCGTACGGCGGCGTGTTCTCTCCCGAGGCGGCGGCCGTGGCCGCGGATCTGGCGGCGACGGGCGTGTACGAGACCACTCCCTGGGAGCTGTTCTTCAAGGGGGCCTTCGCCGGGCTGATCGTCGCGGGCGTCGTCTGGATGAACTTCGCCGCACAGGACACCATCTCCCGGCTCGTCGTCGTCTATCTCGCCTTTCTCACTATCCCGCTGGGGAACCTCTATCACAGCGTCGTCTCGTTCACCGAGGCGGTGTACCTCATGCTCGTCGGCGACCTGGGGTTCCTGCTGGCGATGACCGACTTCGTGATCCCGGTGTTGGTCGGCAACACCGTCGGCGGGGTGGTGCTGGTCACGATCGTCAACTACTATCAGACCACCGAACAGCGCCTCGAGACGGCCCGCTTCGAGGACGTTCGCAGACTGTCGATCCGCGAAACGCTGCTCGGGAGTCTCGCCGGGCGCTCGTACGTGCCGCTGTTCGACACGGTCGAGGAGTTCGTCCGCGACCCTGACTCCTATCGGATCCTCGTCCCGATCACGAACCCTCGAACCGAATCCCGGCTCGTCGAGATGGCGTGCGCGCTCGCGTCGACCCGGGAGAAGGGTGTCGTTCACGTGGTTCACGTCGTGCAGATCCCGTCCGGATCGAACCCCGGCGGACGCGGCCCCGACCACGACCGAATCGTCGACGAGTCGAACAAGCTGCTGACGGACGTTCGCACCATCGGCGAGCGATACGAGACGAAGATGGAGACCTCGACGCTGGTCACCCATCGCTCGTTCGAGGACGTGTTCGACCGCGCGAACCGTACCCGTCCCGACCTGGTGATGATGGGTTGGGCCGACGACGGGGTGTGGGCGTCGGCCCGCGCCGAGCGCCCCATCGACGAGCTGACCAACCGCCTGCCGTGTGACTTCCTCGTCGTCAAGGACCGCGGACTCGACTGCTCGCGCGTGCTCCTCCCCACGGCGGGCGGTCCCAACTCCGTGTTGAGCGCGGAGGTCGCCCGCGGGCTCCGCGAGGCCCTCGGCGCGGAGATCTCGCTGCTCCACGTCGCCGACGGTTCCGGGGACCGCGACCGCGGCGAGGCGTTCCTCGCGGAGTGGGCGGCCGAGAACGACCTCGAGGACGCCGACCGCATCGTCGACGAGTCCGGCGACGTGGAGGACTCGATCGAACGGGCGGCGGCGGACAACACGCTCGTCCTCATCGGTGCCACCGAGCAGGGGCTGCTCTCGCGGCTCGTCAGCGACTCGCTCCACATGAACATCGCCGACGACGTGGAGGCGTCGCTGCTGTTGGCCGAACGTCCCTCGGACCGGCCACTGTTGAAGCGCCTCATCGGGGCCGGTCGACGCAACAAGTAG
- a CDS encoding TIGR04053 family radical SAM/SPASM domain-containing protein encodes MFDTSQRPIVLVWEASRACELACDHCRAEATPGRHPDELTTAEGKRLLESAREFGDGQVVVLSGGDPLKRDDLAELIAHGDERGLRMALTPSGTASLTRERIERLADAGLRRVALSIDAGDPAVHDGYRGEPGVFEETLRAARWIRESDLGLQINTTVCARTVDELPAVRELVGNLDAVRWSVFFLVPVGRGAMLDPVSPERADAVMDWLHSVDEDASFAVKTTEAPHHTRIGLERRGVGPAELAPGSGAPATRPNVRAGDGFAFVNHVGDVTPSGFLPEPAGNVREDDLVDLYRNANLFERLRDRDALTGRCGACEFRDVCGGSRSRAYAATGDPLASDPLCPYVPEGYDGPVPDRVGDA; translated from the coding sequence ATGTTCGACACGAGCCAGCGCCCGATCGTCCTCGTGTGGGAGGCCTCGCGCGCGTGCGAACTCGCCTGTGATCACTGCCGAGCGGAGGCGACACCCGGGCGACACCCGGACGAGCTGACGACCGCGGAGGGCAAGCGTCTCCTGGAGTCGGCCCGCGAGTTCGGCGACGGGCAGGTGGTCGTCCTCTCGGGCGGCGACCCGCTCAAGCGCGACGACCTCGCGGAGCTGATCGCCCACGGCGACGAGAGAGGCCTCCGGATGGCGCTCACGCCGAGCGGGACCGCGTCGCTGACGCGCGAGCGCATCGAGCGGCTCGCGGACGCCGGCCTCCGGCGAGTCGCGCTCAGCATCGACGCCGGCGATCCCGCGGTCCACGACGGCTACCGCGGCGAGCCGGGCGTCTTCGAGGAAACGCTGCGGGCGGCGCGATGGATCCGTGAGTCCGACCTCGGGCTGCAGATCAACACGACCGTCTGTGCGCGCACCGTCGACGAGCTCCCCGCCGTCCGCGAACTGGTCGGCAACCTCGACGCGGTGCGCTGGAGCGTGTTCTTCCTCGTTCCGGTCGGACGGGGGGCGATGCTCGACCCCGTCTCGCCGGAACGGGCGGACGCGGTCATGGACTGGCTCCACAGCGTCGACGAGGACGCCTCCTTCGCGGTCAAGACGACCGAGGCCCCCCACCACACCCGCATCGGCCTCGAACGGCGCGGCGTCGGTCCGGCCGAGCTGGCCCCCGGATCGGGCGCACCCGCGACGCGTCCGAACGTCCGCGCCGGCGACGGCTTCGCGTTCGTCAACCACGTCGGCGACGTGACGCCATCCGGCTTTCTTCCGGAGCCGGCGGGCAACGTCCGCGAGGACGACCTGGTGGACCTGTATCGGAACGCGAACCTGTTCGAGCGGCTGCGCGACCGCGACGCGCTCACGGGGAGATGCGGCGCCTGCGAGTTCCGCGACGTCTGCGGCGGGTCGCGCTCGCGGGCGTACGCCGCCACGGGCGACCCGCTCGCCTCGGACCCGCTGTGCCCGTACGTTCCCGAGGGGTACGACGGTCCGGTTCCGGACCGCGTGGGCGACGCCTGA
- a CDS encoding halocyanin domain-containing protein, whose translation MTDRSLDRRTVLRATGLAAVGGLTGLAGCSGGGSGGGSGDGMETEEPTPTPTESGGDSGGSGSASFDGWFDNVDNYDGVVDETGSDAVTVEVGTEANGGYYGFGPAAVRVSAGTTVTWEWTGQGASHNVVAEDGSFESELVAEEGHTFTHTFESAGTSKYVCVPHETLGMKGVVVVE comes from the coding sequence ATGACCGATCGATCACTCGACCGGCGAACGGTACTGCGCGCGACCGGACTGGCGGCTGTCGGCGGCCTCACCGGGCTAGCCGGCTGTTCCGGGGGGGGCTCCGGCGGCGGATCCGGAGACGGCATGGAGACCGAGGAGCCGACACCGACGCCGACCGAGAGCGGCGGCGACTCCGGCGGGTCCGGGAGCGCTTCCTTCGACGGCTGGTTCGACAACGTGGACAACTACGACGGCGTCGTCGACGAGACGGGCTCGGACGCGGTGACCGTCGAGGTCGGCACGGAGGCGAACGGCGGTTACTACGGCTTCGGACCCGCCGCGGTGCGCGTGTCCGCCGGGACGACCGTCACCTGGGAGTGGACCGGACAGGGGGCGAGCCACAACGTCGTCGCGGAGGACGGCTCCTTCGAGTCCGAACTCGTCGCGGAGGAAGGGCACACGTTCACCCACACGTTCGAGTCCGCCGGAACGTCGAAGTACGTCTGTGTCCCCCACGAAACGCTGGGCATGAAAGGTGTCGTCGTCGTCGAGTGA
- a CDS encoding Htur_1727 family rSAM-partnered candidate RiPP, whose product MADSDQRTPVRQPRADDVPEWEVFLRESSGDPLRHAGSVTAPSADVAHEQASTLFPDASTQWLARSDRVARFSDRDLGAEYEPPATVDVDGDTDSEGGVEP is encoded by the coding sequence ATGGCAGACTCCGACCAGCGCACGCCGGTACGCCAGCCACGGGCGGACGACGTCCCGGAGTGGGAGGTGTTCCTCCGCGAGTCGTCGGGCGACCCGCTCCGACACGCGGGCAGCGTCACCGCCCCCTCGGCGGACGTGGCACACGAACAGGCGAGCACGCTGTTCCCAGACGCGTCGACGCAGTGGTTGGCACGCAGCGACCGGGTCGCCCGGTTCAGCGACCGTGACCTCGGCGCCGAGTACGAACCGCCCGCGACAGTCGACGTCGATGGCGACACGGACAGTGAGGGGGGTGTCGAGCCGTGA
- a CDS encoding TIGR04347 family pseudo-SAM/SPASM protein, with protein MISVSKLLYNLDAEGDGLRYGDADSTAEQIRERKQERPVVVWNGTKRCNLSCAHCYAGADVGAAPGELSTAEAKGMLDELADYGVPVVLFSGGEPLVREDIPELVSHARDAGIRPVLSTNGTLITRDRARELRDAGLAYAGISVDGRREVNDAFRGQEGAFDAAVDGIEACLDVGLKTGLRYTVTEDTVPDMEKVVDLLTDVGVDRFCFYHLAYGGRGVPDADITPDTRRDAVRRLVDLTREYYEDGEEIETLLVGNYCDAAYLVEYARREFGPERAERVRRYLEVNGGDPAGERVADIDYQGNVHATQFWQSYSLGNVRDRPFGDIWEDESNSLLARLRDRPDSLGEECRSCSYRDICRGASRLRALTVEGEFGARDPQCYLTSAERAGESAVGEGAPPSHAD; from the coding sequence GTGATCTCCGTCAGCAAACTGCTGTACAACCTCGACGCCGAGGGCGACGGGCTCCGGTACGGCGACGCGGACTCCACGGCCGAACAGATCCGCGAGCGGAAACAGGAGCGCCCGGTCGTCGTCTGGAACGGGACCAAGCGGTGCAACCTCTCGTGTGCCCACTGTTATGCCGGCGCCGACGTGGGGGCGGCTCCCGGGGAGCTCTCGACGGCCGAGGCGAAGGGAATGCTCGACGAACTCGCCGACTACGGCGTCCCGGTCGTGTTGTTCTCGGGCGGCGAACCCCTCGTGCGCGAGGACATCCCCGAACTCGTCTCGCACGCCCGCGACGCCGGGATCCGCCCGGTACTGTCGACCAACGGAACGTTGATCACCCGCGACCGCGCGCGCGAACTCCGCGACGCCGGCCTCGCGTACGCGGGCATCTCGGTCGACGGCCGTCGGGAGGTGAACGACGCCTTCCGCGGCCAGGAGGGCGCGTTCGACGCCGCCGTCGACGGCATCGAGGCGTGCCTCGACGTGGGACTGAAGACCGGGCTGCGTTACACCGTCACCGAGGACACCGTGCCGGACATGGAGAAGGTGGTCGACCTGCTCACCGACGTGGGCGTCGATCGGTTCTGCTTCTATCACCTCGCGTACGGCGGACGGGGCGTTCCAGACGCCGATATCACGCCCGACACGCGCCGCGACGCGGTCCGGCGTCTCGTCGACCTCACGCGCGAGTACTACGAGGACGGCGAGGAGATCGAGACGCTGCTGGTCGGCAACTACTGTGACGCCGCCTATCTCGTCGAGTACGCGCGCCGCGAGTTCGGCCCCGAGCGCGCCGAGCGCGTCCGCCGGTACCTCGAGGTCAACGGCGGCGACCCCGCCGGCGAACGCGTCGCCGACATCGACTACCAGGGGAACGTCCACGCGACGCAGTTCTGGCAGTCGTACTCGCTGGGGAACGTCCGGGATCGCCCGTTCGGCGACATCTGGGAGGACGAATCGAACTCCCTCCTCGCCCGGCTACGCGATCGCCCGGACAGCCTCGGCGAGGAGTGTCGCTCCTGTTCGTATCGGGACATCTGTCGAGGGGCGTCGCGACTGCGCGCACTCACCGTCGAGGGGGAGTTCGGCGCGCGCGACCCGCAGTGTTACCTCACGTCCGCGGAGCGCGCGGGCGAGAGCGCGGTCGGGGAAGGGGCGCCGCCGTCTCACGCCGACTGA
- a CDS encoding MoaD/ThiS family protein gives MSTVDTEGVEREDERTATTVEVKGTGRLYDALPEHRFEYTFEGTTLRAFLEAFLEEHDVAEFLIAETPEEEVAHGWAPEPDELPDDFTANHEGDRTRAYARIAINGRFNEHLGGFDTELADGDRVALMYPFMYCC, from the coding sequence ATGAGTACCGTCGATACCGAGGGAGTCGAGCGTGAGGACGAGCGAACCGCCACTACCGTCGAAGTGAAGGGGACCGGACGGCTGTACGACGCCCTGCCGGAACACCGGTTCGAATACACCTTCGAGGGGACGACGCTCCGTGCGTTCCTGGAAGCGTTCCTCGAGGAGCACGACGTGGCCGAGTTCCTCATCGCCGAAACGCCGGAGGAGGAGGTCGCTCACGGCTGGGCGCCCGAACCGGATGAGCTCCCCGACGATTTCACGGCGAATCACGAGGGTGATCGCACGCGGGCGTACGCGCGGATCGCCATCAACGGTCGGTTCAACGAGCACCTCGGCGGGTTCGATACCGAGTTGGCGGACGGGGACCGCGTCGCGCTGATGTATCCGTTCATGTACTGCTGTTGA